In the Aliarcobacter cryaerophilus genome, one interval contains:
- the rpsH gene encoding 30S ribosomal protein S8: MMNDLIADALTRIRNAAMRRLEVATLLHSNTVVGVMNVLLQKEYIAGFKVIDGQNNKKTIQVELKYDDKEKSAINEIVRVSKPGRRVYKPASEIKNFKNGYGTIILSTNKGIIANDEAFAANVGGEVLCTVW; encoded by the coding sequence ATGATGAATGATTTAATCGCAGATGCTTTAACTAGAATTAGAAATGCTGCAATGAGAAGATTAGAAGTTGCAACATTATTACACTCAAACACAGTTGTTGGAGTAATGAATGTACTTTTACAAAAAGAGTATATCGCTGGATTCAAAGTTATTGACGGACAAAATAATAAAAAAACAATTCAAGTTGAATTGAAGTATGATGATAAAGAGAAATCAGCAATTAACGAAATTGTAAGAGTTTCAAAACCAGGAAGAAGAGTTTATAAACCAGCTTCTGAAATTAAAAATTTCAAAAACGGATACGGTACTATTATTCTTTCAACTAACAAAGGTATTATTGCAAATGATGAAGCATTTGCTGCTAATGTTGGTGGAGAAGTACTTTGTACTGTTTGGTAG
- a CDS encoding type Z 30S ribosomal protein S14: MAKKSMIAKQQRTPKFAVRAYTRCSVCGRPHSVYRDFGLCRVCLRKMANEGLLPGVRKASW; encoded by the coding sequence ATGGCAAAGAAATCTATGATCGCTAAACAACAAAGAACACCTAAATTTGCTGTAAGAGCATACACAAGATGTTCTGTTTGTGGAAGACCTCACTCAGTTTATAGAGATTTTGGTCTATGTAGAGTTTGTTTAAGAAAAATGGCTAACGAAGGTTTATTACCTGGTGTTAGAAAAGCTAGTTGGTAG
- the rplE gene encoding 50S ribosomal protein L5: MASRLLEKYKAEIKPVLEAEFPKNKTLTAKIDKVVISVGAGEAMKDTKLIQNMQDTISLIAGQRAVKVIAKKSVAGFKVREGMPVGIKVTLRGEQMYHFLDKLCNIALPRVKDFRGLNKNGFDGRGNFNFGLDEQLMFPEVVYDNIIKTHGMNISIATTATSDAESYRLLELIGIPFTKGRA; encoded by the coding sequence ATGGCATCAAGATTATTAGAAAAATATAAAGCTGAAATCAAGCCAGTTCTTGAAGCAGAGTTTCCAAAAAATAAAACTTTAACAGCTAAAATTGATAAAGTTGTTATCTCTGTTGGTGCTGGTGAAGCTATGAAAGATACTAAATTAATCCAAAATATGCAAGATACAATCTCTTTAATTGCTGGTCAAAGAGCAGTTAAAGTTATTGCTAAAAAATCTGTAGCTGGATTTAAAGTAAGAGAAGGAATGCCTGTTGGTATTAAAGTTACTTTAAGAGGTGAGCAAATGTATCACTTTTTAGATAAATTATGTAACATTGCATTACCAAGAGTAAAAGACTTTAGAGGTCTAAACAAGAATGGATTTGATGGAAGAGGAAACTTTAACTTCGGACTTGATGAGCAATTGATGTTCCCAGAAGTAGTTTATGATAACATCATTAAAACACACGGGATGAATATTTCAATAGCTACAACAGCTACAAGTGATGCTGAGTCATATAGATTGTTAGAGTTAATTGGAATTCCATTTACTAAAGGAAGAGCGTAA
- the rplX gene encoding 50S ribosomal protein L24 — MAIKLKIKKGDTVRIIAGDDKGKTGEVLQVLPKVNKVIVKDCKVAKKTVKPDQEKNPDGGFINKEMPIDISNVAKVEG; from the coding sequence ATGGCTATTAAATTAAAAATAAAAAAAGGTGATACAGTTAGAATCATTGCTGGTGATGACAAAGGAAAAACTGGAGAAGTTTTACAAGTATTACCAAAAGTAAACAAAGTAATCGTAAAAGATTGTAAAGTTGCTAAAAAAACTGTTAAACCTGATCAAGAAAAAAATCCAGATGGTGGATTTATAAATAAAGAGATGCCAATTGATATTTCAAATGTGGCAAAAGTGGAAGGGTAA
- the rplN gene encoding 50S ribosomal protein L14 gives MIQSFTRLNVADNTGAKEIMCIKVLGGSKRRYATVGDVIVASVKKALPTGKIKKGQVVKAVIVRTHKEVQRENGSLIRFDDNAAVILDAKREPVGTRIFGPVAREVRYSGFMKIVSLAPEVL, from the coding sequence ATGATTCAAAGTTTTACAAGATTAAATGTAGCAGATAACACAGGTGCTAAAGAGATTATGTGTATCAAAGTTTTAGGTGGTTCTAAAAGAAGATATGCAACTGTTGGTGATGTTATTGTTGCTTCTGTTAAAAAAGCTCTTCCAACTGGAAAAATTAAAAAAGGTCAAGTTGTTAAAGCTGTAATTGTAAGAACTCATAAAGAAGTTCAAAGAGAGAATGGTTCATTAATCAGATTTGATGACAATGCTGCTGTTATTTTAGATGCTAAAAGAGAGCCAGTTGGAACAAGAATTTTTGGACCAGTTGCTAGAGAAGTTAGATATTCAGGATTTATGAAAATCGTTTCACTTGCACCGGAGGTACTATAA